One genomic region from Deltaproteobacteria bacterium encodes:
- the rpmJ gene encoding 50S ribosomal protein L36, with the protein MKVKPSVKIRCPKCKVIRRKGVVRVICENPKHKQRQG; encoded by the coding sequence ATGAAGGTTAAACCTTCAGTGAAGATTAGATGCCCAAAATGTAAAGTGATCAGGCGAAAAGGTGTTGTAAGAGTTATATGTGAGAATCCAAAACATAAACAAAGGCAAGGATAG
- the infA gene encoding translation initiation factor IF-1 has product MPKEDAILVEGTVLETLPNAMFRVQLANGHKVLAHISGKMRMHYIKILAGDKVTVELSPYDLTKGRIVYRV; this is encoded by the coding sequence ATGCCAAAAGAAGATGCTATTTTAGTAGAAGGGACTGTTTTAGAGACGCTTCCAAATGCTATGTTCAGAGTACAACTGGCAAATGGACACAAGGTGCTTGCACATATTTCAGGTAAAATGCGTATGCATTATATAAAAATACTTGCAGGAGACAAAGTTACAGTAGAGCTATCTCCGTATGATCTTACCAAAGGAAGGATCGTATATAGAGTATAG